In Paeniglutamicibacter kerguelensis, one genomic interval encodes:
- a CDS encoding MerR family transcriptional regulator: MNHVARNPRLAVISGDSARPAALNIGEVLSELHDEFPQVTASKIRFLEEKGLLTPQRTSAGYRKYLPDDVGRLRFILGLQRDQYLPLKVIKDYLDAVDRGERPDQLPGGHTLAPRSISKQMAQDLVAHARPVTKAELQGLCGASSGLVDDLLAFGMIVPENDRFDEHAQKITAASAALAAHGIEPRHLRAFRAAADREVGLVERAVAPQMSRRDVASRARAAETAREISDACMALHGALVNGAIAKLDH; this comes from the coding sequence GTGAATCATGTAGCCCGGAACCCTCGACTGGCTGTCATCAGCGGCGATAGCGCGCGCCCTGCTGCACTCAATATCGGCGAGGTGCTTTCGGAGCTTCATGACGAATTCCCGCAGGTGACGGCCTCGAAGATTCGCTTTCTCGAGGAAAAGGGCCTGCTGACGCCGCAGCGCACGTCGGCCGGCTACCGCAAGTACCTGCCGGACGACGTGGGGCGGTTGCGTTTCATCCTGGGGCTGCAGCGCGACCAGTACCTGCCGCTGAAGGTCATCAAGGACTATCTGGACGCCGTTGACAGGGGAGAACGCCCCGACCAACTGCCCGGCGGGCACACCTTGGCCCCGCGCAGCATCAGCAAACAGATGGCCCAGGATTTGGTCGCGCACGCGCGACCCGTCACCAAGGCCGAGTTGCAGGGCCTGTGTGGTGCAAGCTCCGGCCTCGTTGACGACCTGCTGGCATTCGGGATGATCGTTCCCGAAAACGACCGTTTCGACGAACACGCACAGAAAATCACTGCGGCTTCCGCGGCACTGGCCGCCCACGGGATCGAACCCCGGCACTTGCGGGCCTTCCGTGCCGCTGCCGATCGAGAGGTCGGCCTGGTGGAACGAGCCGTTGCACCCCAGATGAGCAGGCGCGACGTCGCCTCCCGTGCGCGGGCCGCCGAGACGGCCCGTGAAATAAGCGATGCCTGCATGGCGTTGCATGGTGCGTTGGTCAATGGTGCCATCGCCAAGCTGGACCACTAG
- a CDS encoding bifunctional nuclease family protein, translating into MHELEVVGVRIELPSNQPLVLLKDVNSKRHLPIWIGAPEASAIAMFQQGIIPPRPLTHDLMIATLESLHAPILRVEIVSVLNAVFTAELVFANDVRVDARSSDAIALALRAQCPIMCHDHVLDEAGVLVADDEDATDGEEDQLREFREFLDEVEPEDFDK; encoded by the coding sequence ATGCATGAGCTTGAAGTTGTGGGAGTTCGCATCGAACTTCCCTCCAACCAGCCCCTAGTCCTGCTCAAGGATGTCAATTCCAAGCGCCACCTGCCAATCTGGATCGGCGCCCCGGAGGCCTCGGCGATCGCCATGTTCCAGCAGGGGATCATCCCGCCGCGGCCACTGACCCATGATTTGATGATTGCGACGCTGGAGTCGCTTCATGCCCCGATCCTGCGCGTGGAAATCGTCTCTGTGCTCAACGCGGTCTTCACGGCGGAGCTCGTGTTTGCCAACGACGTGCGGGTCGACGCCCGTTCGTCCGATGCCATTGCCCTGGCGCTGCGCGCGCAGTGCCCGATCATGTGCCACGACCACGTCCTGGACGAGGCGGGGGTGCTTGTCGCCGACGACGAGGACGCCACCGACGGCGAGGAAGACCAGCTGCGGGAATTCCGTGAATTCCTGGATGAGGTCGAGCCCGAAGATTTCGATAAATAG
- a CDS encoding alpha/beta hydrolase — MPSNQEVSGQDTAANAPFHHRGENGEAVLVIHGFTSGPASMLPWAQAFAKAGYTVDLPVLPGHVTSWQELSRTPHSDIVSAVERAYEALAAKHSRVYVAGMSMGGALALHLAATHSPAGLALVNPGLTIESPVVKFTGVLRFFLPSIKSISNDIAKPGGDEQAYSRTPVGGVHQLRKLFKAATRGLPKITAPIIVFRSDQDHVVPESSIEVLCSGLDEALPVQIRRLTRSYHVATLDHEADEIFNESIEFFRKLSSAHHD; from the coding sequence GTGCCAAGCAACCAAGAGGTTTCCGGCCAGGACACAGCAGCCAACGCGCCGTTCCACCACCGGGGGGAGAACGGCGAAGCGGTCTTGGTCATCCACGGGTTCACCTCGGGTCCGGCCAGCATGCTTCCCTGGGCCCAGGCATTCGCCAAGGCCGGATACACCGTGGACCTGCCGGTGCTTCCCGGGCATGTGACAAGTTGGCAAGAGCTCTCCAGGACGCCGCACTCGGACATCGTCTCGGCGGTGGAACGGGCCTACGAGGCGCTGGCGGCCAAGCATTCGCGGGTTTACGTGGCGGGCATGTCGATGGGCGGGGCGCTGGCCCTGCACCTCGCTGCGACGCACTCGCCGGCCGGTCTGGCACTGGTCAACCCGGGGTTGACGATCGAATCCCCCGTGGTGAAATTCACCGGCGTGCTGCGCTTTTTCCTGCCGTCGATCAAGTCGATCTCCAACGACATCGCCAAGCCCGGCGGCGACGAACAGGCGTATTCCCGCACCCCCGTCGGCGGCGTCCACCAGTTGCGCAAGCTGTTCAAGGCCGCGACGCGGGGCCTGCCGAAAATCACCGCGCCCATCATCGTCTTCAGGTCCGACCAAGACCATGTGGTCCCCGAAAGCAGCATCGAGGTGCTGTGCTCCGGGTTGGACGAGGCCCTTCCGGTCCAGATCCGCCGCTTAACCCGGAGTTACCATGTGGCGACGCTGGACCACGAGGCCGACGAAATCTTCAACGAATCCATCGAGTTTTTCAGGAAGCTGAGCAGCGCGCACCATGACTAA
- a CDS encoding pyruvate carboxylase: MFTKILVANRGEIAIRAFRAGYELGAKTVAVYPYEDRNSIHRQKSDEAYRIGEEGHPVRAYLDVAEVIRVAKEAGADAIYPGYGFLSENPDLARAAAAEGIKFIGPSADVLELAGNKVAALKAARAAGIPVLQSSEPSDDVAYLTAEADKIGFPIFVKAVAGGGGRGMRRVDTREALAESLSAAMREAGSAFGDPTVFLEQAVLRPRHIEVQILADEHGNIVHLFERDCSLQRRHQKVIEIAPAQNLDENIRQALYADAIKFAKALGYQNAGTVEFLLDTVGERAGQHVFIEMNPRIQVEHTVTEEITDVDLVQAQMRIAAGESLEDLGIRQEELQIRGVALQSRITTEDPANGFRPDVGTITVYRSAGGSGVRLDGGTIYTGAEVSPHFDSMLVKLTCRGRDYNTAIARARRALAEFRVRGVTTNIPFLMNVLADPQFIAGDVATDFIDKRPDLLTGNKSQDRGTKALAFLAGVTVNHPNGPRIEGIDPREKLPAFPGDKQSEPDRSPFDGPSVEHAPPAGWRQRLLELGPEGFAKALRAETAVAVTDTTFRDAHQSLLATRVRTRDLLAAAPAYAHIMPQLFSMEVWGGATYDVSLRFLGEDPWKRLELLRAELPNVPLQMLLRGRNTVGYTPYPTEVTDAFVKEAAATGIDIFRIFDALNDVSQMAPAIKAVRATGTAVAEVALCYTGNLLDPNEDLYTLDYYLELAQQIVDAGAHILAIKDMAGLLRPAAAAKLVTALRERFDLPVHLHTHDTAGGQMATLMAAINAGVDAVDVAAASMAGTTSQPSSSALIAALENTERDTGISLEAAASLEPYWESVRAMYAPFESGLAAPTGRVYRHEIPGGQLSNLRQQAIALGLGERFEAIEDMYTAANHILGRLVKVTPSSKVVGDLALALVGMGVDPDEFAADPKSFDIPDSVIQFLSGELGNPPGGWPEPFRSKALEGRVVRPHVEVLDPEDSAALHQDSDTRRATLNRLLFAGPTRDFAATLETYGDLSSLHTRDYLYGLVKGREHVVSLGKGVRLLVSLQSISEADEKGMRTVMVTLNGQSRQLMVRDNSVESTAVLAEKADTANHGHIAAPFAGAVTAKVAVGDTVEAGATVATIEAMKMEAGITSTVAGTVTRLAIGGTAQVQGGDLLLVIDHA, from the coding sequence ATGTTTACGAAGATCTTGGTAGCCAACCGCGGTGAAATCGCGATTCGCGCCTTCCGGGCCGGTTATGAACTGGGCGCAAAGACTGTCGCCGTTTACCCGTACGAGGACCGCAACTCGATCCACCGCCAGAAGTCGGACGAGGCATACCGCATCGGCGAAGAGGGCCACCCGGTCCGCGCCTACCTTGATGTTGCCGAGGTCATCCGTGTCGCGAAGGAAGCCGGCGCGGACGCCATCTACCCGGGCTACGGATTCCTGTCCGAGAACCCGGACCTGGCCCGTGCCGCAGCCGCCGAGGGCATCAAGTTCATCGGCCCCTCCGCGGACGTGCTGGAGCTCGCCGGCAACAAGGTTGCCGCGCTGAAGGCGGCCCGTGCCGCGGGCATCCCCGTGCTGCAGTCCTCGGAACCGAGCGACGACGTTGCCTACCTGACCGCCGAGGCGGACAAGATCGGCTTCCCGATCTTCGTCAAGGCGGTTGCCGGCGGCGGCGGGCGCGGCATGCGCCGCGTGGACACCCGCGAGGCGCTGGCCGAATCGCTTTCCGCGGCGATGCGCGAGGCAGGCAGCGCCTTCGGGGATCCCACGGTCTTCCTGGAGCAGGCGGTCCTGCGCCCGCGCCACATCGAAGTGCAGATCCTGGCCGATGAGCACGGCAACATCGTGCACCTGTTCGAGCGTGACTGCTCGCTGCAGCGCCGCCACCAGAAGGTCATCGAGATCGCCCCGGCCCAGAACCTGGACGAAAACATCCGCCAGGCGCTGTACGCCGATGCCATCAAGTTCGCCAAGGCCCTGGGCTACCAGAACGCCGGAACCGTCGAGTTCCTGCTTGACACCGTGGGCGAGCGAGCCGGACAGCACGTGTTCATCGAAATGAACCCGCGCATCCAGGTCGAGCACACCGTCACCGAGGAAATCACCGACGTCGACCTGGTGCAGGCGCAGATGCGCATTGCGGCGGGCGAGTCCCTCGAGGACCTCGGCATCCGCCAGGAGGAGCTGCAGATCCGCGGTGTCGCCCTGCAGTCCCGCATCACCACCGAGGACCCTGCCAACGGCTTCCGCCCCGACGTCGGAACGATCACGGTCTACCGCTCCGCCGGCGGCTCGGGCGTGCGCCTGGACGGCGGCACCATCTACACCGGTGCCGAGGTTTCCCCGCACTTCGACTCGATGCTGGTCAAGCTCACCTGCCGCGGCCGCGACTACAACACCGCGATTGCCCGTGCGCGCCGCGCCCTGGCCGAATTCCGTGTCCGCGGCGTCACCACCAACATCCCGTTCCTGATGAACGTGCTGGCCGACCCGCAGTTCATTGCCGGGGACGTCGCCACCGACTTCATCGACAAACGCCCGGACCTGCTGACCGGCAACAAGTCGCAGGACCGCGGCACCAAGGCCCTGGCCTTCCTGGCCGGCGTGACCGTGAACCACCCGAACGGCCCGCGCATCGAGGGCATCGACCCGCGCGAGAAGCTGCCGGCCTTCCCGGGCGACAAGCAGTCCGAACCGGACCGCAGCCCGTTCGACGGCCCCTCCGTCGAGCACGCCCCGCCCGCGGGCTGGCGCCAGCGTTTGCTGGAACTCGGCCCGGAGGGCTTCGCCAAGGCGCTGCGCGCGGAGACCGCCGTTGCCGTCACCGACACCACCTTCCGCGATGCGCACCAGTCGCTGCTCGCCACCCGCGTGCGCACCCGCGACCTGCTGGCCGCGGCCCCGGCCTACGCGCACATCATGCCGCAGCTGTTCTCCATGGAGGTCTGGGGCGGGGCGACGTACGACGTATCGCTGCGCTTCCTGGGCGAGGATCCGTGGAAGCGCCTGGAGCTGCTGCGCGCGGAACTGCCGAACGTGCCGCTGCAAATGCTGCTGCGCGGGCGCAACACCGTGGGCTACACCCCGTACCCGACCGAGGTCACCGACGCGTTCGTGAAGGAAGCCGCGGCAACCGGCATCGACATCTTCCGCATCTTCGATGCGCTGAACGACGTCTCCCAGATGGCCCCGGCCATCAAGGCCGTCCGCGCAACCGGCACCGCGGTGGCCGAGGTGGCGCTGTGCTACACCGGCAACCTGCTGGACCCGAACGAGGACCTGTACACGCTGGACTACTACCTGGAGTTGGCGCAGCAGATCGTTGACGCCGGCGCGCACATCCTGGCGATCAAGGACATGGCCGGGCTGCTGCGTCCGGCCGCGGCCGCGAAGCTTGTCACGGCCCTGCGCGAGCGCTTCGACCTGCCGGTGCACCTGCACACCCACGACACTGCCGGCGGCCAGATGGCCACCCTGATGGCCGCGATCAACGCGGGCGTCGACGCCGTGGACGTGGCGGCCGCCTCGATGGCCGGGACCACCTCCCAGCCCTCCTCCTCGGCGCTGATCGCCGCGCTGGAGAACACCGAGCGCGACACCGGCATCTCCCTGGAGGCAGCTGCCTCCCTGGAACCGTACTGGGAATCGGTGCGTGCCATGTACGCGCCGTTCGAGTCCGGGCTCGCGGCCCCGACCGGCCGCGTCTACCGCCACGAGATCCCGGGCGGCCAGCTGTCGAACCTGCGCCAGCAGGCCATCGCACTGGGTCTGGGGGAGCGCTTCGAGGCCATCGAGGACATGTACACCGCGGCGAACCACATCCTGGGCCGCCTGGTGAAGGTCACCCCGTCCTCCAAGGTGGTGGGCGACCTGGCCCTGGCGCTGGTGGGCATGGGCGTTGACCCCGACGAGTTCGCGGCCGACCCGAAGTCCTTCGACATCCCGGACTCCGTGATCCAGTTCCTCTCCGGCGAGCTCGGCAACCCCCCGGGCGGCTGGCCGGAACCGTTCCGTTCCAAGGCGCTCGAGGGCCGCGTCGTGCGCCCGCACGTCGAGGTGCTGGACCCCGAGGATTCCGCTGCGCTGCACCAGGACTCGGACACCCGCCGCGCCACGCTGAACCGCCTGCTCTTCGCCGGCCCGACCCGCGACTTCGCCGCGACCCTGGAGACCTACGGGGACCTGTCCTCGCTGCACACCCGCGACTACCTCTACGGGCTGGTCAAGGGCCGCGAGCACGTCGTCTCCCTGGGCAAGGGCGTGCGCCTGCTGGTGAGCCTGCAGTCGATCTCCGAGGCCGACGAAAAAGGCATGCGCACCGTGATGGTCACGCTCAACGGGCAGTCGCGCCAGCTCATGGTGCGCGACAACTCGGTGGAGTCCACCGCGGTGCTCGCGGAGAAGGCCGACACGGCCAACCACGGCCACATCGCGGCCCCGTTCGCCGGGGCCGTCACGGCCAAGGTCGCCGTGGGCGACACGGTCGAGGCCGGCGCCACGGTGGCGACGATCGAGGCCATGAAGATGGAAGCCGGCATCACCTCCACCGTCGCCGGCACCGTGACCCGCCTGGCCATCGGCGGCACCGCGCAGGTGCAGGGCGGGGACCTGCTGCTCGTCATCGACCACGCCTAG
- a CDS encoding AMP-dependent synthetase/ligase codes for MQELVVPPLVETPPQTNITDLLLRHARSAANPPLLSKPGPKGSWIDISASEFAADASALAKGFIASGIEPGARIGLMARTRYEWTLVDFAIWFAGCVTVPVYETSSPGQVAWILGDSHAAAVVVEAPRHENVVRQAAHQEGLDKLGHVWQIDGNGLDTLRVAGKEVGDAVLEERRSAAGLDSLATIIYTSGTTGRPKGCELTHSNFVELSDNAAAALPECVYPGASTIMFLPLAHVFARYISVLSVAAGVRVAHTADVKNLMGDLQSFKPNFILAVPRVFEKVYNSSMLKAEDGGKGKIFHAGADTAIAFSRAEQDGKVPLGLKLKHKLFDVLLYSKIRAAMGGNVVHAVSGGAPLGERLGHFFHGIGLTVLEGYGLTETTAPITVNTPKQIKIGTVGRPLPGNGVRIAEDGEILAKGFCVMRGYYNRPDLTAETFVDGWFRTGDIGELDADGFLRITGRKKEIIVTASGKNVVPAMLEDQIRADALVSQCVVVGDARPFISALITVDEEALPGWLERHHLPAGTTTAQAAVMPEVQETVAALVAKANASVSRAEQIKEFRIVPTDFTEESGHLTPSMKIKRAQVLKDFDSVVEEIYAGVKPLA; via the coding sequence ATGCAGGAATTAGTTGTCCCACCGCTGGTGGAGACGCCGCCGCAGACCAACATCACCGATTTGCTGCTGCGCCACGCACGCTCCGCGGCAAATCCGCCGTTGCTCTCAAAGCCCGGGCCCAAGGGCAGCTGGATCGACATCTCCGCATCCGAGTTCGCCGCGGATGCATCCGCGCTGGCCAAGGGGTTCATCGCCAGCGGCATCGAGCCCGGCGCCCGCATCGGCCTGATGGCCCGCACCCGGTACGAGTGGACGCTCGTCGACTTCGCCATCTGGTTTGCCGGCTGCGTCACGGTCCCCGTCTACGAAACTTCCTCCCCCGGACAGGTCGCCTGGATCCTCGGCGATTCGCATGCAGCCGCCGTGGTGGTCGAGGCTCCGCGCCACGAGAACGTCGTCCGCCAGGCAGCGCACCAGGAGGGCCTGGACAAGCTCGGCCACGTGTGGCAGATCGACGGCAACGGCCTGGACACCCTGCGCGTGGCCGGCAAGGAAGTGGGCGACGCGGTCCTGGAGGAGCGCCGCTCTGCCGCCGGGCTCGACTCGCTGGCGACCATCATCTACACCTCCGGAACCACCGGGCGCCCCAAGGGCTGCGAGCTGACCCACTCGAACTTCGTGGAGCTCAGCGACAATGCCGCCGCGGCCCTGCCCGAGTGCGTATACCCCGGCGCCTCCACCATCATGTTCCTGCCGCTGGCGCATGTGTTCGCCCGCTATATTTCGGTCCTGAGCGTCGCCGCGGGGGTCCGGGTTGCACACACCGCAGACGTGAAGAACCTGATGGGCGACCTGCAGTCGTTCAAGCCGAACTTCATCCTGGCCGTGCCGCGCGTCTTCGAAAAGGTCTACAACTCCTCGATGCTCAAGGCCGAGGACGGCGGCAAGGGCAAGATCTTCCACGCCGGCGCCGACACCGCGATCGCCTTCTCGCGGGCGGAGCAGGACGGCAAGGTGCCGCTGGGCCTGAAGCTCAAGCACAAGCTCTTCGACGTGCTGCTCTACTCGAAGATCCGCGCCGCCATGGGCGGAAACGTGGTGCACGCGGTCTCCGGCGGCGCGCCGCTGGGCGAACGGCTGGGCCACTTCTTCCACGGCATCGGGCTGACCGTCCTTGAGGGCTACGGCCTGACCGAGACCACCGCGCCGATCACCGTGAACACCCCGAAGCAGATCAAGATCGGCACGGTCGGTCGCCCGCTGCCGGGCAACGGCGTGCGGATCGCCGAGGACGGGGAGATCCTGGCCAAGGGCTTCTGCGTGATGCGCGGCTACTACAACCGCCCGGACCTCACCGCGGAAACCTTCGTGGACGGGTGGTTCCGCACCGGGGACATCGGCGAGCTGGATGCCGACGGCTTCCTGCGCATCACCGGGCGCAAGAAGGAAATCATCGTCACCGCCAGCGGCAAGAACGTCGTCCCGGCAATGCTTGAGGACCAGATCCGCGCCGACGCCCTGGTGTCCCAGTGCGTCGTGGTGGGCGATGCCCGCCCGTTCATTTCCGCGCTGATCACCGTGGACGAGGAGGCGCTGCCGGGCTGGCTGGAACGCCACCACCTTCCGGCCGGCACCACCACCGCGCAGGCGGCCGTGATGCCGGAGGTCCAAGAGACGGTTGCGGCGCTGGTTGCCAAGGCCAACGCCAGCGTCTCGCGCGCCGAGCAGATCAAGGAGTTCCGGATCGTGCCGACCGACTTCACCGAGGAATCCGGGCATCTGACGCCGTCGATGAAGATCAAGCGCGCCCAAGTCCTGAAGGACTTCGACTCGGTGGTCGAGGAGATCTACGCGGGCGTGAAGCCGCTCGCCTGA
- a CDS encoding mycothione reductase: MAHYDVAQYDLAIIGSGSGNSLITPFWDDKKVAIIDAGTFGGTCLNVGCIPTKMFAYPAQLAASAAQARELGVNLVHEGSDWVAIRDRIFGRIDAISEGGRHYRADELENVDLYQEHVTITADHRLLTDSGTTIDAAKIVIAAGSRAVLPQVPGIELPGIHTSDTIMRLEALPERLVVVGGGYVASEFAAVFSSFGSKVTQVNRSGALLREQDADISAAFTDAAAGRWNVELEAKLVRIEEHDGHLRLHFARAEGELVLDADTVLVAVGRRPNTDTLGVAALGLDLRPNGALCVDGYQRVTRGGEPVEGMFALGDVANVDQLKHVANREARVVVHNLENPGAMRSMDRSAVPAAVFSNPQVAAVGLTEAQAVQAHGANDVATAIQPFGSTAYGWAMEDTEGIVKLVAHRGTRRLLGAHIMGHEAALLVQPLIQAMVTDLDLVEMARGQFWIHPALSEVVENALLSLGLESRPGDPL; the protein is encoded by the coding sequence ATGGCACACTACGACGTGGCGCAGTACGATCTCGCCATCATCGGGTCGGGCTCCGGCAACTCGCTGATCACCCCGTTCTGGGACGACAAGAAGGTCGCCATCATCGACGCCGGCACCTTCGGAGGCACCTGCCTCAACGTCGGGTGCATCCCCACCAAGATGTTCGCCTACCCGGCACAACTTGCCGCCAGTGCCGCCCAGGCCCGTGAACTCGGGGTGAACCTCGTGCACGAGGGCAGCGACTGGGTGGCGATCCGGGACAGGATCTTCGGGCGCATCGACGCGATCTCCGAGGGTGGCCGGCACTACCGGGCCGACGAGCTGGAAAACGTCGACCTCTACCAGGAGCACGTCACCATCACCGCCGACCACAGGCTGCTGACGGATTCCGGAACGACGATCGACGCCGCGAAGATCGTGATCGCGGCCGGTTCGCGTGCCGTGCTGCCCCAGGTGCCGGGCATCGAGTTGCCCGGGATCCACACCTCGGACACCATCATGCGCCTCGAGGCGCTGCCCGAACGCTTGGTGGTGGTCGGCGGCGGGTACGTCGCCAGCGAGTTCGCTGCGGTGTTCTCCTCCTTCGGCTCGAAGGTGACCCAGGTGAACCGCTCCGGCGCGCTCCTGCGGGAACAGGACGCAGACATTTCCGCGGCATTCACCGACGCCGCGGCAGGGCGCTGGAACGTCGAGCTCGAGGCAAAGCTGGTGCGCATCGAGGAACACGACGGCCACCTGCGCCTGCATTTTGCGCGCGCCGAGGGCGAACTGGTGCTGGACGCCGACACGGTGCTGGTCGCGGTGGGCCGCCGGCCCAACACCGACACGCTGGGCGTTGCTGCGCTCGGCCTGGATCTGCGTCCCAACGGCGCCCTGTGTGTTGATGGGTACCAGCGCGTGACGCGCGGCGGGGAACCCGTCGAGGGCATGTTCGCGCTGGGCGACGTGGCCAACGTCGACCAGCTCAAGCACGTGGCCAACCGCGAGGCGCGGGTGGTGGTGCACAACCTGGAGAACCCCGGGGCGATGCGGTCCATGGACCGCAGTGCCGTGCCCGCCGCGGTGTTCAGCAACCCGCAGGTCGCCGCCGTCGGGCTCACCGAGGCCCAGGCGGTCCAGGCGCACGGGGCAAACGACGTGGCCACGGCGATCCAGCCCTTCGGGTCAACCGCCTACGGCTGGGCGATGGAGGACACCGAGGGCATCGTGAAACTGGTGGCCCACCGGGGCACCCGCCGGTTGCTCGGCGCCCACATCATGGGGCACGAGGCGGCGCTGCTGGTCCAGCCGCTCATCCAGGCCATGGTGACGGACCTGGACCTCGTCGAGATGGCGCGCGGGCAGTTCTGGATCCACCCGGCGCTCAGCGAGGTCGTGGAAAACGCGTTGCTGTCGCTGGGCCTCGAGTCCCGACCCGGGGATCCGCTCTGA
- a CDS encoding FHA domain-containing protein, protein MDETRVPNQQRETSTETTGITLPPVQREPVVFYALSPEERAAVSALPAGSALLIAHSGPNQGARFLLDQDVTQAGRHPQADVFLDDVTVSRKHAQFLRDATGFTVVDSGSLNGTYVNNDRVDSVRLVNGAEVQIGKFRLTFYVTLPNNPANTLD, encoded by the coding sequence ATGGATGAAACTCGGGTGCCGAACCAGCAACGCGAGACTTCGACCGAAACGACGGGCATCACCCTGCCGCCGGTGCAGCGCGAGCCAGTCGTTTTCTACGCCCTGAGCCCCGAGGAGCGCGCAGCGGTTTCGGCCTTGCCCGCGGGCTCCGCCCTGCTCATTGCGCACTCCGGCCCAAACCAGGGTGCACGCTTCCTGCTGGACCAGGACGTCACGCAGGCCGGCCGCCACCCGCAGGCCGACGTGTTCCTTGACGACGTCACGGTTTCGCGCAAGCACGCACAATTCCTTCGCGACGCCACCGGCTTCACCGTTGTGGACTCCGGTTCGTTGAACGGCACATACGTCAACAACGACCGCGTGGACTCGGTGCGCCTAGTCAACGGCGCCGAGGTGCAGATCGGAAAATTCCGCCTGACCTTCTACGTCACGCTGCCGAACAACCCGGCCAACACGCTCGACTAA
- a CDS encoding ParA family protein: MQVVSISSLKGGVGKTSVTLGLASAALAAGIPTLVIDLDPHADASTGLGVRADGKMTIGHMLKYARKTDLSQNIVSSAWQAKAISKRSLTRVPVLDVAVGDAYTGIYDRPDLRARDLRRLTQLLARTSGYALVLIDCPPSLNGLTRMAWSASDRVLLVAEPSLFSVAGTERTQRALEMFRNEYAPDLGPIDVVINRVRKDSDEHRFRLTEMRSMFGSAVLSPELPEFADWQQIQGAAYSVHQWPGKAARKTAELFDDLLRNISDSGKMRAR; the protein is encoded by the coding sequence GTGCAGGTAGTGAGCATTAGCAGCCTTAAAGGTGGCGTAGGAAAAACCTCCGTTACATTGGGGCTCGCTTCGGCCGCCCTGGCAGCTGGTATCCCCACGCTCGTCATCGACCTAGATCCGCATGCTGATGCCAGCACCGGCTTGGGTGTCCGCGCCGACGGCAAGATGACCATTGGCCACATGCTGAAATATGCACGCAAGACGGACTTGTCCCAGAACATCGTTTCAAGTGCGTGGCAAGCCAAGGCAATTTCGAAGCGTTCCCTCACCCGCGTTCCCGTACTGGACGTCGCCGTCGGCGATGCCTACACCGGCATCTACGACAGGCCAGACCTGCGCGCACGCGATTTACGCCGGCTGACCCAGCTGCTTGCACGCACCTCGGGATACGCATTGGTCCTCATCGACTGCCCGCCATCCCTCAACGGCCTGACGCGCATGGCCTGGAGCGCAAGCGATCGCGTGCTGCTGGTTGCCGAGCCGAGCTTGTTCTCCGTGGCCGGTACCGAACGCACCCAGCGCGCCCTGGAAATGTTCCGCAATGAATACGCCCCGGACTTGGGACCGATCGACGTCGTGATCAACCGGGTGCGCAAGGACTCGGACGAACACCGTTTCCGGCTCACCGAAATGCGCTCGATGTTTGGCTCGGCAGTGCTCAGCCCCGAATTGCCCGAGTTCGCCGATTGGCAGCAAATCCAGGGTGCCGCCTATTCCGTGCACCAGTGGCCGGGCAAGGCCGCAAGAAAGACTGCGGAGTTGTTCGACGACCTGCTGCGCAATATTTCCGACTCAGGAAAAATGCGCGCAAGGTAG
- a CDS encoding MerR family transcriptional regulator translates to MNPTDDQRATANRPAASTGNTQGLLFTEDLPVLDEDAGYRGPIVCKAAGITYRQLDYWARTGLVEPAVRIARGSGSQRLYGFRDILVLKVVKRLLDTGVSLQQIRTAVEHLRERGVEDLAQITLMSDGASVYECTSADEVIDLVQGGQGVFGIAVGRVWREVEGSLSQLPSERASDFPEDELAQRRAAKRTAS, encoded by the coding sequence ATGAATCCCACTGATGATCAACGCGCAACCGCGAACCGGCCTGCCGCGTCGACCGGCAACACCCAAGGCCTGCTCTTCACCGAAGACCTGCCGGTGTTGGACGAAGACGCGGGCTACCGCGGCCCGATCGTCTGCAAGGCCGCCGGAATCACCTACCGACAGCTGGATTACTGGGCCCGCACGGGTCTGGTTGAACCGGCTGTTCGCATCGCCAGGGGCTCCGGCTCCCAGCGTCTCTATGGATTCCGCGACATCCTTGTTCTTAAGGTCGTCAAGCGCTTGCTGGACACGGGTGTGTCCCTGCAGCAGATTCGGACGGCCGTTGAGCACCTTCGCGAACGGGGGGTGGAAGACCTGGCGCAAATCACCCTCATGAGCGACGGCGCATCGGTCTACGAATGCACTTCCGCGGACGAAGTCATTGATTTGGTCCAGGGCGGACAGGGCGTCTTCGGGATTGCAGTGGGCCGTGTCTGGCGCGAGGTAGAGGGTTCTCTGTCGCAATTGCCAAGCGAGCGTGCCTCCGATTTTCCCGAGGATGAACTGGCCCAACGCCGGGCTGCGAAGCGAACGGCCAGCTAG